From one Bifidobacterium sp. WK012_4_13 genomic stretch:
- a CDS encoding DUF2530 domain-containing protein: MKLAPIFSQKARRPSPKPVQVDLRKIFIIGTIAWFVALLFFAALEFCGIDAKAAIGVSASGLVVGVVLLIWEFFNRWNYRRLAE, translated from the coding sequence ATGAAGCTTGCACCAATTTTCTCTCAGAAGGCGCGCAGACCGTCACCAAAGCCGGTTCAAGTTGATTTGCGAAAGATATTCATAATTGGCACCATCGCCTGGTTCGTTGCACTTCTGTTCTTCGCCGCACTTGAGTTCTGCGGCATCGATGCCAAGGCTGCCATAGGGGTAAGCGCCTCGGGTCTCGTCGTTGGCGTCGTGCTCCTCATCTGGGAGTTCTTCAATCGCTGGAACTATCGAAGGCTTGCCGAGTAA
- the manA gene encoding mannose-6-phosphate isomerase, class I produces MYPIEAVPKHYAWGSRTCLQTMFHLPQQGPQEPRLAEMWFSGHPQSPSPMKLPGGVSSNLLDEIHSNPVAMVGEHASQEFGPVMPYLFKVISAEIPLSLQVHPVDFEARAGYNRENDLGIALDAPERSFKDSLAKNEMLVALEPFTASVGFAPVIDQLRLLRSVNHPIARQMVHALTARTFHVGQPPQEYAASDVMMPMSSITWPDSRRRIFRAFHVAITSPPTDAGSLEQALREACENVPESGRQREALNGAVQAAKAFDTDPSVLCLLMMNPVVLAEGESVYIPAGLPHAYIHGTAAEIMTNSDNVLRAGMTIKHRDISNLLHSLNCQPATPIDPSSSAFAALAIQDLITYRPKISEYMLAYGRVDSASGAWPIAGRLIQRYGELMQKYGPQRLQLPSDGPRVLLCTEGSLQCITALQRVSLDQGEAVFIPAQDGHIDIGVNPEGHEASHGSYLFASTPF; encoded by the coding sequence TTGTATCCTATCGAAGCAGTTCCCAAGCACTATGCATGGGGATCAAGAACCTGTTTGCAGACGATGTTCCACTTGCCTCAGCAAGGTCCGCAAGAGCCCAGACTCGCGGAAATGTGGTTCAGCGGCCATCCGCAGTCCCCTTCGCCGATGAAGCTGCCAGGGGGAGTCTCGAGCAACTTGCTCGACGAGATTCATTCCAATCCTGTTGCGATGGTAGGCGAACATGCTTCGCAGGAGTTCGGTCCCGTGATGCCGTATCTGTTCAAGGTCATCTCTGCGGAGATACCGCTTTCGCTGCAGGTCCATCCGGTCGATTTTGAAGCCCGGGCAGGGTATAACCGCGAAAACGATCTCGGAATTGCCTTGGATGCGCCGGAAAGATCATTCAAGGATTCCCTTGCCAAGAACGAGATGCTGGTGGCTCTGGAGCCCTTCACCGCTTCGGTCGGCTTCGCGCCTGTGATCGATCAGCTTCGCCTGCTGCGATCGGTGAACCATCCCATTGCCCGCCAGATGGTACACGCGCTGACGGCCCGCACCTTCCATGTGGGGCAGCCTCCACAGGAATATGCCGCAAGCGATGTGATGATGCCCATGTCTTCGATAACCTGGCCTGACTCTCGCCGACGGATATTCCGTGCATTCCATGTCGCCATCACATCGCCTCCGACAGATGCCGGTTCTTTGGAGCAGGCCCTTCGCGAGGCCTGCGAGAACGTTCCCGAATCGGGCAGGCAGCGTGAGGCGCTGAACGGTGCGGTCCAGGCTGCGAAGGCATTTGATACCGATCCATCCGTTCTCTGCCTGCTGATGATGAATCCTGTCGTATTGGCCGAAGGTGAATCGGTATACATACCTGCCGGGCTGCCCCATGCATACATTCACGGGACCGCGGCAGAGATCATGACCAATTCCGACAACGTGCTGCGTGCAGGCATGACGATTAAGCACAGGGACATTTCGAATCTGCTGCACAGTCTGAACTGCCAGCCTGCCACTCCTATCGACCCTTCGAGCTCTGCATTCGCTGCGCTCGCAATCCAGGATCTGATCACCTATCGCCCCAAGATCTCGGAATACATGCTTGCCTATGGGCGAGTCGACAGCGCATCGGGTGCATGGCCGATAGCGGGCAGACTCATTCAGCGATACGGTGAGCTCATGCAGAAATATGGCCCGCAGCGGCTGCAACTGCCATCCGACGGACCACGTGTGCTGCTATGCACGGAAGGCTCGCTTCAGTGCATTACGGCGTTGCAG